A single region of the Fusarium keratoplasticum isolate Fu6.1 chromosome 7, whole genome shotgun sequence genome encodes:
- a CDS encoding HET domain-containing protein: MDSATLDTRCKKCQELSKAVNQEPFDRAFSHYKTFKELEASAAAGCPLCQLLRRVLLFSARDIEELHLGTQVEVTPLGSKSPRPENLWVVIGDSEDGSFGGVIYPPKYNSIEPIRQFKPQDRETDLEHLVRERIQPWVKTCCRDHALCNLPHGQTSPSTHIEKPPLPNRVIDVGVKGASPRLYVPKLEQGSTVFSDYLILSYRWGKGNLNARTTRHNFEQRRAKINLEELSQTILDAIDVTRAMGQRYLFVDAICIIQHNQGEDATDWLAEAPLMGRYYQNALCTIAAAGAYDSDDGFLTERPGELYHVSPVLLARYNDSDQPGQEIYADPSNPLWQANVMNTPLYDRGWTLQERSLSNRIIHFGRDAVFWECVELQASEGFPKGVPQNKPVPSDNRSHQQLLRSKDTLRAQALGEYWFQLVREYSSMDFTYFDDRLVAIQGVADRTRLFFPDTYVCGHFVSQFIFSLAWHGTGSICTELERSKMGPSWSWASSKMSRVGFAHLDNPRFKGEAKLLSVQDSLRSPPGSLQPKREVVLSTLVRSLQVLLMQDDGEGLNIASGVAVDVQGREISTRIFFDDPASMPEDLEPTFEIAQVVYEIPRPSYISRGCLILSPATGEVGKEDVFERIGWLELMEPLGRPTWKRKNITIV, translated from the exons ATGGATAGCGCTACACTTGACACGCGATGCAAGAAATGCCAGGAGCTATCCAAGGCAGTCAACCAAGAGCCATTCGACCGTGCATTCTCTCATTACAAGACCTTTAAGGAGTTGGAGGCCTCAGCTGCCGCTGGATGTCCGCTATGTCAGCTACTACGTCGCGTCCTATTGTTCAGCGCTCGGGACATTGAGGAACTCCACCTCGGCACTCAGGTCGAGGTGACACCCCTGGGTTCCAAAAGTCCAAGGCCTGAGAATTTGTGGGTTGTGATTGGGGACTCGGAGGATGGAAGTTTCGGGGGAGTAATCTACCCACCAAAGTACAACAGCATTGAGCCTATCCGGC AGTTCAAGCCCCAAGATAGAGAAACAGACCTTGAACACCTTGTTCGAGAGCGCATCCAGCCTTGGGTCAAAACATGTTGCCGAGACCATGCCTTGTGCAATCTTCCGCATGGTCAAACCAGTCCCAGCACGCACATAGAAAAACCTCCGCTGCCCAATAGAGTCATTGACGTGGGGGTAAAAGGAGCTTCACCTCGACTCTATGTACCGAAACTCGAACAAGGATCAACTGTCTTCTCCGATTATCTCATCCTCAGCTATCGCTGGGGCAAAGGAAACCTCAATGCCCGCACAACAAGACACAACTTTGAGCAGAGACGAGCCAAGATAAACCTCGAAGAGCTCTCCCAGACCATTCTTGATGCCATTGACGTCACTCGAGCCATGGGTCAACGTTACCTCTTTGTCGACGCCATATGCATCATCCAGCACAACCAGGGAGAAGACGCCACCGACTGGCTCGCAGAAGCCCCATTAATGGGCAGATACTATCAGAACGCCCTGTGCACCATTGCCGCTGCTGGAGCGTACGATagtgacgatggcttcctcaCTGAGAGACCAGGCGAGCTCTATCACGTCTCACCTGTACTACTCGCGCGATACAATGATTCGGACCAGCCGGGCCAAGAAATTTACGCCGACCCTTCCAACCCTCTCTGGCAGGCCAATGTTATGAATACTCCTCTGTATGATCGGGGCTGGACTCTCCAAGAGCGCTCCTTGTCAAACAGAATAATTCATTTCGGTCGTGATGCAGTCTTTTGGGAATGTGTCGAGTTACAGGCGTCCGAAGGTTTTCCCAAGGGCGTACCACAGAACAAGCCCGTTCCATCTGACAATCGTTCTCACCAACAACTTCTACGCTCCAAAGACACTTTGAGAGCGCAAGCGCTTGGAGAGTATTGGTTCCAGCTCGTAAGGGAGTACTCATCCATGGACTTTACCTACTTTGATGATAGGTTGGTCGCGATTCAAGGAGTCGCAGATAGGACTCGGCTGTTTTTCCCTGACACATACGTTTGCGGCCACTTTGTGTCTCAGTTTATTTTCAGCCTGGCCTGGCATGGAACTGGAAGCATCTGTACTGAGCTTGAGAGAAGCAAGATGGGGCCATCCTGGTCTTGGGCGTCTTCGAAGATGAGTAGGGTCGGTTTTGCACATCTTGACAACCCCAGATTCAAGGGAGAAGCCAAGCTATTGAGCGTGCAAGACTCTCTTCGTTCACCTCCAGGATCTCTTCAACCAAAAAGAGAAGTTGTGCTGAGCACCCTTGTTCGATCTCTGCAGGTATTGCTCATGCAGGACGATGGTGAGGGTCTGAATATAGCCTCCGGTGTCGCAGTGGACGTTCAAGGACGTGAAATTAGTACAAGAATCTTCTTTGATGATCCTGCCAGCATGCCAGAAGATCTAGAGCCGACGTTTGAGATCGCCCAGGTTGTATATGAGATTCCCCGCCCTAGTTATATCAGTCGCGGATGCTTAATCTTGTCACCAGCGACAGGAGAGGTGGGAAAGGAAGACGTCTTCGAGCGTATTGGGTGGCTGGAGCTTATGGAGCCCCTAGGACGGCCTACGTGGAAGAGAAAGAATATCACAATTGTCTAA
- a CDS encoding Lactamase-B domain-containing protein: protein MTELTFATPLPQSTRSETLEWRFPKPHSQYVLTGKSRAAWHTSFVIPQLNLLLDAGLCVNKARPKHIFLTHGHSDHTLLSPAFVKREDPPDIYCPVEMVKVLDDFLLARTMLNLGGLITAEDADQLADTSDEGSNDPDRNGWLNTHITHGVQHGDTVNLRRTKNVTATAFNCDHTVPCVGYVFSMVTHGLKSEFTSRKGPELKALRESGVEITAPRSTPIFAFLGDTTAATLAADPVWLQEGIPVVITECSFLYEEHKPQAVRTKHTIWSDLEPVIRKWPKTTFVLMHFSMRYTEEAIRQFFKEMVNPPGNIVVWIDGESET from the coding sequence ATGACAGAACTGACGTTTGCGACTCCGCTTCCGCAATCAACACGCTCCGAGACGTTGGAGTGGCGGTTCCCAAAACCACATAGCCAATATGTCTTGACGGGCAAGTCTCGAGCAGCGTGGCATACCTCATTCGTCATCCCTCAgctcaatcttcttctcgatgccGGACTCTGCGTCAACAAGGCACGACCAAAGCACATTTTTCTCACCCATGGCCACAGCGACCACACTCTTCTATCACCCGCCTTTGTCAAACGCGAGGATCCGCCTGATATCTATTGTCCAgtcgagatggtcaaggTACTCGACGACTTTCTCCTCGCCAGAACGATGCTTAATCTCGGTGGACTGATAACTGCCGAAGATGCCGACCAACTCGCAGACACAAGTGATGAAGGCAGCAATGACCCGGACCGAAATGGATGGCTCAACACTCATATTACACATGGCGTTCAACACGGCGATACCGTCAACCTAAGAAGAACGAAGAATGTGACTGCCACAGCCTTCAACTGCGACCACACAGTCCCGTGTGTGGGCTACGTCTTTTCCATGGTCACACATGGCCTCAAGTCAGAATTTACCTCTCGTAAAGGGCCCGAACTCAAGGCACTACGCGAATCCGGCGTCGAAATCACGGCTCCACGGTCAACTCCCATATTTGCCTTTCTAGGCGACACCACCGCAGCAACCCTGGCTGCTGACCCCGTTTGGCTACAAGAGGGTATACCGGTGGTCATCACAGAGTGCAGTTTCTTGTACGAGGAGCACAAGCCACAGGCGGTTCGGACCAAGCACACAATATGGAGCGATCTGGAACCAGTCATTCGAAAGTGGCCCAAGACGACATTTGTGCTCATGCATTTCAGTATGCGATACACGGAGGAGGCTATAAGACAATTCTTCAAGGAAATGGTGAACCCGCCAGGGAACATTGTGGTCTGGATTGATGGAGAATCCGAGACGTGA
- a CDS encoding Acetylornithine transaminase, translating to MATLPGDAQAQKPDSGSGILPTYPRPSLMLTKGEGSYVTASNNKKYLDFTSGIAVVSLGHSDPEITKIITDQAGKLMHASMLFENEWADVLARNLVSKTKASGTMSDAHQVFLASSGTEANEAALKFARNFAKKIDPSGNKFEVVAFANAFHGRSFGSLSATYNPKYREPFAPLVPGFKHGTFNSVEGLDSLITDKTCAVIVEPLQGEGGIYPAKAEFMTALRKRCDETKALLIADEVQSGIGRTGSLWAHAHPSLRDPKTNKVFAEPDILTTAKALGNGFPVGATIVTRRVAETIGLGIHGTTYGGNPLACRIANNVLDRVSKDDFLKQVQVKSDHLVKGLKDLQAKMPGVIKDVRGHGLMLGIELQPEFSGKIPEVIQNARDRGLLVIVAGPCIRMVPPLTIEAKDLDLGLDIFKAALQTVCVHKNGGKL from the exons ATG GCAACTCTCCCAGGCGATGCTCAGGCCCAGAAACCTGATTCGGGGTCAGGTATACTTCCTACATACCCCCGCCCGAGCTTGATGCTCACAAAGGGCGAGGGGTCATATGTCACCGCTTCCAACAACAAAAAGTATCTGGACTTTACCTCTGGCATCGCTGTCGTGTCGTTGGGTCACTCTGATCCCGAAATCACCAAGATCATCACCGACCAG GCCGGCAAGCTCATGCATGCCTCGATGCTGTTTGAGAACGAATGGGCAGATGTATTGGCTAGGAACCTCGTTTCCAAGACGAAAGCTTCCGGTACCATGTCAGATGCGCACCAAGTGTTTTTGGCAAGTTCAGGAACAGAAGCCAACGAAGCAGCCTTGAAGTTTGCCCGCAATtttgccaagaagatcgATCCTTCTGGCAACAAATTCGAGGTCGTGGCCTTTGCCAATGCCTTCCACGGTCGCTCGTTTGGATCCTTGTCGGCCACCTACAACCCCAAGTATCGCGAGCCGTTTGCGCCTCTGGTCCCTGGCTTCAAGCACGGCACCTTCAACTCGGTTGAGGGACTCGACTCTCTCATCACTGACAAGACTTGTGCTGTCATCGTTGAGCCATTGCAGGGAGAGGGAGGCATCTACCCCGCAAAGGCAGAGTTCATGACTGCTCTGCGGAAACGTTgcgacgagaccaaggccctGTTGATTGCCGACGAGGTGCAGAGCGGGATCGGCCGGACGGGGTCCCTCTGGGCCCATGCCCATCCTTCTTTGAGAgaccccaagaccaacaaggTCTTTGCGGAGCCAGATATCCTCACCACTGCCAAGGCATTGGGCAACGGTTTCCCAGTTGGTGCTACTATTGTGACACGACGGGTCGCAGAAACCATTGGTCTTGGAATCCACGGCACTACTTACGGAGGAAACCCACTCGCATGCCGAATCGCGAACAACGTTCTCGACCGCGTGTCGAAGGATGACTTCCTCAAGCAGGTCCAGGTCAAGTCTGATCATCTCGTCAAGGGACTAAAGGATCTGCAGGCCAAGATGCCAGGGGTTATCAAGGATGTCCGAGGTCATGGCCTGATGCTCGGCATCGAGTTGCAGCCAGAGTTTAGCGGAAAGATACCCGAAGTGATCCAAAATGCTCGAGATCGCGGTCTTTTGGTCATCGTTGCTGGACCTTGTATTCGCATGGTTCCTCCGTTGACGATTGAGGCGAAGGATCTGGATCTGGGTTTGGACATTTTCAAGGCGGCTCTTCAGACCGTATGCGTGCATAAGAATGGGGGAAAGCTATGA
- a CDS encoding Semialdhyde-dh domain-containing protein, translating to MTKPSTRVAIYGATGESGGLIINALLESEDAQFRYGCCDRDEYQAKDVKKDVTALARGSGDKPGYQALASRGVKIVTVDLNDAVEVIAKSLDSIDVVIAAVPPHVLEAQIPLARAAKLAGVKRFVPSSFAMALAPGGVATVQDSREKVLAEIKSLDLPYTVIEVGWWHFGFIPKLPSGRTDWAIALPDFIVNMIPGDGNMKTCLVDNLDVGRLAKIIVDDRTLNQKVMANGDVLTFNEAFDVVEQLTGEKPERKYWSAEQLDATIKQLQAATKDGEVDYVTLVGRFWLEYYYSSFIDGDNSPEGVERLGFIWAKDLYPDFKPTSFKQFFQDILDKKRTLPYAGRS from the exons ATGACCAAGCCGAGCACCCGGGTTGCCATCTATGGAGCCACCGGCGAGTCTGGCGGGCTTATCATTAATGCCTTGCTTGAGTCGGAAGATGCCCAATTC CGCTATGGGTGCTGTGATCGAGATGAATACCAAGCTAAGGATGTCAAAAAGGATGTGACGGCCCTAGCTCGGGGGTCAGGCGACAAGCCAGGGTACCAGGCTCTGGCCAGCCGCGGAGTCAAGATTGTCACAGTAGACCTCAATGACGCAGTGGAAGTGATTGCCAAGAGCCTCGACTCCATTGATGTTGTCATTGCTGCAGTTCCTCCGCACGTTCTTGAAGCCCAAATCCCTCTTGCCCGCGCTGCAAAGTTGGCTGGCGTGAAGCGATTTGTCCCTAGTTCTTTCGCCATGGCACTCGCACCTGGTGGTGTCGCAACTGTGCAGGATTCA AGAGAAAAGGTCTTGGCTGAGATCAAGAGCCTGGACCTACCATACACAGTCATTGAGGTCGGCTGGTGGCATTTTGGCTTCATCCCTAAGCTCCCCTCTGGTCGTACGGATTGGGCCATAGCCCTGCCCGATttcatcgtcaacatgaTTCCAGGTGACGGTAATATGAAGACCTGCCTGGTGGACAATCTAGACGTGGGACGACTTGCCAAGATCATTGTCGACGACAGGACGCTTAACCAAAAGGTCATGGCTAATGGGGATGTCCTGACGTTCAACGAGGCGTTTGACGTGGTTGAGCAATTGACCGGTGAGAAGCCTGAAAGAAAATAC TGGTCTGCTGAGCAGCTGGATGCGACTATCAAGCAACTGCAGGCGGCCACTAAAGACGGGGAGGTAGACTATGTAACTCTGGTCGGACGATTCTGGCTTGAGTACTACTACTCATCTTTCATCGACGGAGACAACAGCCCTGAAGGCGTCGAACGCTTGGGTTTTATTTGGGCAAAGGACCTGTATCCTGACTTCAAGCCAACCTCGTTCAAGCAGTTTTTCCAGGACATTCTCGATAAGAAGAGGACTCTGCCGTACGCTGGCAGATCCTGA
- a CDS encoding HET domain-containing protein, which produces MSYLEAIDSDVLTYTASSLDALKGARFPPRSQATWALLAEWNLCSRCRKLLFKLEPSGYIEEFPDDIRERRDKGCRFCGVLCEAAVWAGIWPDVQSGDESEETVELELVSRSSIEMISMADVKPELGCVISIADAEPIPQPIDGTTQANLSGEDVSYIRNQLNNCLFNPAHDCEPLALDDEAQWPARVLQIRDQSVILLDFDTDVMPGKFAALSYCWGSASELQSNPPYKATASTIQALRSGIDTSELPITIQQVIWVCKELEIGYIWIDSLCIIQDSLQDWQVEATKMATVYSMSKVTIIAASSTSCHSGFLGVERRHDRLRTSLGLPFQLTVSSVCTSGFHKHKSVGHPHDPLDTRGWTFQEEVLSSRYIKFTKDDIQWKCNAGSACICGRQPSKAYRGLWQVSSPTSLDERSWESLVEEFSHRLFTKDTDKLVSLSSLARKMAPRFPALDGQTPYVAGLWRRTLVQQLKWYAAGELGRYSDHYVAPSFSWASLSFYRRGVEFSLPLTHILCEAVDASTTPVYQGNQFGAVSRGTIALHGPHIYYTIRFQEGKPKMFIRQEITPALEVKHIILDCPLRERLVNDGHITLQRSTGATQQEDGEFSISVLILGKSGQRPFGSLYCLILGYGENGEHQRLGQVLLGYADRESKFSAEHFKPLRKEVVLV; this is translated from the exons ATGTCATACTTGGAAGCTATAGACTCTGATGTTTTGACATATACCGCTAGCAGCCTCGACGCTTTGAAGGGGGCCCGATTTCCACCACGGAGTCAGGCAACATGGGCACTGCTAGCAGAATGGAATCTTTGCTCACGATGTCGCAAGCTGCTGTTCAAGCTGGAACCAAGTGGTTACATCGAAGAATTTCCTGACGACATCCGAGAACGCAGAGATAAAGGTTGCAGATTCTGCGGTGTGCTGTGTGAGGCCGCAGTTTGGGCGGGAATCTGGCCCGATGTCCAATCTGGAGACGAAAG TGAGGAAACTGTCGAGCTTGAACTTGTGAGCCGATCCTCTATCGAGATGATCTCGATGGCCGATGTCAAACCCGAACTCGGCTGTGTGATATCTATCGCGGATG CAGAACCTATTCCACAGCCCATTGATGGAACCACTCAGGCCAACCTATCAGGCGAAGACGTCTCCTATATCAGGAACCAGCTCAACAACTGCCTCTTCAATCCAGCGCATGATTGCGAGCCCCTAGCACTAGATGACGAGGCTCAGTGGCCGGCCCGGGTCTTGCAGATCCGCGATCAATCTGTAATCCTCCTCGACTTCGACACTGATGTCATGCCGGGGAAATTTGCCGCCCTCAGCTACTGCTGGGGCAGCGCGTCCGAGTTGCAGTCAAACCCACCATACAAGGCAACAGCGTCCACCATCCAAGCCCTTCGTTCCGGTATTGATACTTCAGAGCTACCTATTACCATCCAGCAAGTCATATGGGTGTGCAAGGAACTAGAAATTGGATATATCTGGATCGATTCGCTCTGCATCATTCAGGACTCATTGCAGGACTGGCAAGTTGAGGCCACTAAAATGGCCACGGTATACTCCATGTCCAAAGTaaccatcatcgccgcctcATCGACATCTTGTCACAGTGGGTTCCTCGGCGTTGAGAGGCGTCATGATCGGCTTCGGACATCACTCGGCTTACCTTTCCAACTAACTGTCAGCTCCGTTTGTACATCTGGATTTCATAAGCACAAGTCGGTGGGCCACCCTCATGACCCCCTCGATACCCGTGGGTGGACATTCCAAGAGGAAGTCCTCTCATCCAGATATATCAAGTTTACAAAGGATGATATTCAGTGGAAGTGCAATGCGGGGTCCGCGTGCATATGCGGTCGGCAGCCTAGCAAGGCCTATCGTGGTCTTTGGCAGGTTTCGAGTCCTACAAGTCTTGACGAACGATCTTGGGAGAGCTTGGTTGAGGAGTTCTCCCACAGGCTCTTCACCAAAGACACAGACAAGTTGGTTTCACTATCCAGTTTGGCAAGGAAAATGGCCCCCAGGTTCCCCGCGCTCGACGGACAGACACCATATGTTGCTGGACTCTGGCGGCGCACTCTTGTGCAACAGTTGAAATGGTATGCAGCTGGTGAACTGGGTCGGTACTCTGACCACTATGTCgcaccaagcttctcctgggCTTCGCTCAGCTTCTACAGAAGGGGAGTGGAGTTTTCGCTACCTCTAACGCACATTCTTTGTGAGGCCGTAGATGCGAGTACCACGCCTGTGTATCAGGGAAATCAGTTTGGAGCTGTCTCTCGAGGAACCATAGCCCTACACGGCCCGCACATATACTACACTATTCGATTTCAGGAGGGAAAACCCAAGATGTTTATCAGGCAGGAGATAACACCAGCGCTAGAGGTGAAACACATCATACTTGACTGCCCGCTGCGCGAACGCCTCGTCAATGATGGCCACATCACGCTACAGAGGTCAACGGGAGCGACGcaacaagaagatggagagttTTCCATCAGCGTTCTTATCTTGGGAAAATCTGGGCAGCGGCCATTTGGAAGCTTGTACTGCTTGATTCTTGGATACGGGGAAAATGGAGAGCACCAGCGGCTTGGTCAGGTTCTATTGGGATATGCGGATAGGGAGTCCAAATTTTCGGCCGAGCATTTCAAGCCCTTGAGAAAAGAAGTTGTTCTAGTTTAA
- a CDS encoding NAD(P)-bd-dom domain-containing protein — protein sequence MYAILGAAGKVGFATSSALRKAGVPVRAILRDVSKAAPLRELGCEIAVADLQDSLALAKAIGDADIVQIILPPSPQAEDTAEEMRRAIESLAAALEEARPKRVLAISDYGAHIVHDIGMPTMCRNFEERLRQLDCQKVFLRSAEHMQGWGHAIPAAIESGTLLSFHDPVDMLFPTISAPDLGLIAADILLQPPSDKDVEVVHAEGPCRYSAKDVAMALGKLLGRTFKVEAVPRSQWKDAFERVMSVTLAELSIKANDAQNEGGLVDVEPNSDTVRYGTTELIDALRPLLASQ from the coding sequence ATGTATGCAATCCTCGGAGCGGCTGGCAAAGTCGGCTTCGCAACATCATCAGCATTGCGCAAGGCTGGTGTGCCTGTTAGAGCGATTCTTCGCGATGTGTCAAAGGCGGCGCCACTGCGTGAACTCGGCTGCGAGATTGCTGTGGCCGACCTGCAGGATTCTCTAGCCCTCGCAAAGGCAATCGGCGATGCAGACATCGTCCAAATCATCCTTCCCCCATCTCCACAAGCCGAGGACACAGCCGAGGAAATGCGAAGAGCGATCGAGAGTCTGGCTGCCGCGCTCGAAGAGGCCCGCCCAAAGCGCGTGCTGGCGATTTCTGACTACGGGGCTCACATCGTTCATGATATCGGGATGCCTACCATGTGCCGTAACTTCGAGGAGCGACTTCGCCAACTTGACTGTCAGAAGGTATTTCTGCGGTCGGCTGAGCATATGCAAGGATGGGGACACGCTATTCCAGCGGCGATAGAGTCTGGCACTCTATTGAGCTTTCACGACCCGGTCGATATGCTGTTTCCCACGATCTCAGCACCTGATCTAGGCTTGATAGCCGCTGATATCTTGTTGCAACCCCCTAGCGACAAGGACGTGGAGGTTGTGCATGCTGAGGGCCCATGCCGGTACAGCGCCAAAGATGTGGCGATGGCATTGGGCAAGCTGTTGGGTCGGACATTTAAGGTGGAGGCTGTGCCTCGTTCACAATGGAAGGACGCTTTTGAGAGAGTCATGAGTGTGACTCTTGCTGAACTCTCGATCAAGGCCAATGATGCCCAAAATGAGGGTGGCCTTGTCGACGTCGAGCCTAATTCTGACACCGTTCGGTATGGCACTACAGAGTTGATCGACGCACTCCGGCCATTGCTTGCATCTCAGTAG